The Lycium barbarum isolate Lr01 chromosome 10, ASM1917538v2, whole genome shotgun sequence genome includes a region encoding these proteins:
- the LOC132614537 gene encoding zeatin O-glucosyltransferase-like, with protein MVPLPAQGHLNQLLHLSRLISMYNIQVHYIGSTTHIKQAKIRAHGFDPLTITKLHFHEFHQTPSFETPLPNPNASHKFPNQLMPSFYATSHLREPVCSLVRELLSTNIGKVVVIYDSLMKWIVQDLPQMPNTECYSFNSTSAFMIYSFLWELKGKPFHPGTENYEDIPTIGDCFPPEFWDFLKIQEQFDGKIDCGELYNSSRVIESLYLDLMAKEYDGMKQWAIGPFNPLEKNEKSKDSNKRHESLDWLDKQEPNSVIFVSFGTTTSLCDEEVKELAVGLEKSHQKFVWVLRDADKGDVFTSEVRKVQLPQGYEEGIKERGIIVRDWAPQLEILAHSSTGGFMSHCGWNSCMESMSFGVPIAAWPMHSDQPRNSQLVTKYLKIGLIVRPWASRDEHVTSEMVENAVKTLITSKEGDEMRKRAADLRNAIKKAVADGGINRAEMDSFIAHITR; from the coding sequence ATGGTGCCACTTCCAGCACAAGGCCATCTCAACCAACTCCTCCATCTCTCCAGACTCATTTCCATGTACAATATCCAAGTCCATTACATTGGATCCACAACTCACATTAAACAAGCAAAAATTAGAGCTCATGGCTTTGATCCACTCACCATAACAAAACTtcatttccatgaatttcatcaaaCGCCTTCTTTTGAAACTCCCCTGCCTAATCCTAATGCTTCTCACAAATTTCCAAACCAACTTATGCCTTCATTTTATGCCACATCCCATCTCCGCGAGCCAGTTTGCTCGCTAGTGCGCGAACTTCTAAGCACGAATATTGGCAAAgttgttgttatttatgataGTTTGATGAAATGGATAGTTCAAGATTTGCCACAAATGCCAAATACAGAATGCTACTCTTTCAATAGTACCTCAGCCTTCATGATATATTCATTTTTGTGGGAACTCAAAGGAAAGCCTTTTCATCCTGGAACTGAAAATTATGAGGATATTCCAACAATTGGAGATTGTTTTCCTCCAGAGTTTTGGGATTTTTTGAAGATACAAGAACAATTTGATGGGAAGATCGATTGTGGTGAACTTTACAATTCATCAAGAGTAATAGAAAGTTTGTACCTTGATTTAATGGCCAAAGAATATGATGGCATGAAGCAATGGGCTATAGGTCCATTCAATCCATTGGAGAAAAATGAGAAGAGCAAAGACTCAAACAAACGCCACGAGTCCCTCGATTGGCTTGACAAACAAGAACCAAACTCGGTTATTTTCGTGTCATTTGGCACGACTACTTCGTTGTGTGATGAAGAAGTTAAAGAGCTTGCGGTTGGACTAGAGAAGAGTCACCAAAAGTTCGTTTGGGTACTCAGAGATGCTGACAAAGGAGATGTTTTTACAAGTGAGGTTAGAAAAGTACAATTGCCTCAAGGATATGAAGAGGGAATAAAAGAAAGAGGGATTATAGTAAGAGATTGGGCACCCCAGTTGGAAATTTTAGCACATAGTTCAACGGGCGGTTTTATGAGTCATTGCggatggaattcatgcatggagAGTATGTCCTTTGGAGTTCCTATAGCAGCATGGCCAATGCATTCGGATCAGCCAAGGAATTCTCAACTTGTAACGAAGTACTTGAAAATTGGACTAATTGTTAGGCCATGGGCAAGTCGTGATGAACATGTTACATCAGAGATGGTTGAAAATGCTGTGAAAACATTGATCACTTCAAAAGAGGGAGATGAGATGAGGAAAAGAGCAGCAGATTTGAGGAATGCTATTAAAAAAGCAGTGGCTGATGGGGGCATCAACCGCGCTGAGATGGATTCTTTCATCGCTCACATTACTCGCTAA